Genomic window (Candidatus Gracilibacteria bacterium):
TCGCGGAGAATAGTATCCTCTGAGATAATCATCGGAGATGTGGTTATAGATTCGCTATACATAGAGAAGAAGTATAGGGAAAGCTCTGGAAAGAACAAGACATTTTTCGAGAAAATGGCAAGTACGATTTTCTTGTATTTTATGGTGTTTTCTGTTAATATTGACCTCATGAATGCGAAAAGTCCATACATCACCTACGAAGTCACTGTTGACCGTGCGAATGAGAAGGGAGCTTTTGTTGCCAGAGAAATGCTCTCGACACTCCATCACAGTATCTCTCATCGTGCTCCATGGTGGCAATTCTGGAAAAGAGGAAATCATGCCTCTTTCCGATTCCAGATTCTTGCTCACAATGGACAAATACGGTTTTATTTTTCGACACAAAAAGAATATTCCGCCTTTCTCATATCCCAACTCTATGCACACTATCCTGATATAGAAGTTACTGAATGTAGTATTCCTGTCGAATCGACACTTTCTGTTCAACGTCGATCGCTCGTGCTGCATCATCACGATCTCGATACTATCAAGCTCTATGTGAACCTGAAAGACCGAACAGAGAAAGATTCTATCGATCCGCTTTCGAGTCTCACGAGCGCGCTTGTGAAAATTCCAAAGAACGAAATCGGTGGTTTTATTATTGATTTTGCACCCGTCCATGATCATCTCTGGCGCACAGAATCCAAGAAAGCACTCCTCACTTCGAAATACATTCCTAACTTCATGAAGCTTCCACTCCTCTCGATGTGGGGATATATTGGTTGGATTTTCTTGCCATTCAAGATGCTCTCACTCTTTTTCGGATTTCTTCTTCCACGCGCAGAAGAGCATAAGGAACACGAATGAACGGAAAAAAATCACCACGACAAAGAAGCTTCGTCAAAAACGGATGCTTTCGGTTTTCGTACCGCTGTGCATATCTTCAAAAACATTGCGGATCCTATTAATGATGATCTCATCCTCAAAGAACTCGGAAGCAGCATGAATATCTTCGCGGATCCGAAATGAAACCATTTCGTCACCAAAAAACAGGGCAACACCGAATATGGAAAAATCCGAATATCACTCGGACATACAACCCAGATTCTCAATACGACAGAACTTGCTGGCATTGTTCATCTTCCGACACTCTATGTGAAAACTCCTGGAGTGAATTGGGTAACAACGAGAAAGTTCGAACCACCGCACAATCTTCCGAAGGAAGAATATCCGAATACTCCAATCGGAGTTGCGAATTTTCGTGGTGATAATCAGGAATTTGGGATTAAGCCTGTTGATCGTGCACGTCATGTCTATATCATCGGAAAGACCGGAATGGGAAAATCGACCCTTCTCGAAAACATGATCTATACTGATATCCTGAACGGTCGTGGTGTAGCAGTGATTGATCCACACGGAGATCTCGCTGAGACGATTCTCGCGAATATTCCAAAATCTCGAACCAACGATATTGTCCTTTTTGATCCAGCGGATCAGGAATATCCGATTGCGTTCAACATGCTCGAGAATAGTCGTCCTGAACTTCGACCGATTGTTGCAGGAGGACTCGTCTCGATTTTCAAGAAGATGTTCGCCGAAAGCTGGTGACCACGTCTCGAATATATTCTCCGCAATACGATACTCACGCTTCTCCTCGTGCCTGATACGACGATGATATCTATTCCGATGATGCTCACACACGAAGCCTATCGGAAAAAAATAGTATCCAAAATCGATGATCCGATTCTTGTTCAGTTCTGGACCCAAGAATTCGAGAAAATGAGTCCTGCGATGCAAAGTGAAGCGATTAATCCAATTCTCAACAAGGTGGGACAATTTCTCTCATCTCCGATTCTCCGCAATATTCTGGGTCAACCGAAAAATCCATTCTCGCTTCGATGGATTATGGACAACGGAAAGATTTTTATCGTGAACCTGTCGAAGTGACGTATTGGTGAAGATGCGAGTGCCCTTCTCGGTGCTATGATGGTGACGAAGTTCCAGATTGAAGCCATGACTCGTGCGGATACTCCCGAAGCAGAACGTCGAGATTTCGGACTCTATGTCGATGAATTCCAGAACTTTGCGACGGATAGTTTCGCGACGATTCTCTCTGAAGCACGAAAGTATAAACTCTCCCTCACGATGGCGAACCAATATGTCGACCAAATGGCAGAGACGGTTCAGGGTGCGGTTTTCGGAAATGTGGGAACGCTCATCTCATTCCAAGTCGGCTACCACGATGCGACAACCTTCGCAGAAGTATTCGGTGGAGAAGATGTGATTCTTCCCCAAGATCTGACCAACCTCGCCAAATACGATATCTATACCAAGCTTCTCATCGATGGCATGCCATCTCCTGTTTTTTCTGCGACGACGCATGCACCTCTCAGAGAACGATTCGATGTCCCTCCACAACAGTCGCGAGATGTGCTCCTGAAGGTCAGCCGTGAGAAATACACCAAGAAAAAAGATTTCGTGGAGAAAAAGATCTTCGACTACGCTCGAAAGATTAGTGAGGAAGAAAAAGTGTACAAAAAAGAACAAGAAGCCTACAAAGAAAAAATGCGAGAAGAAAAAGCCAAAAAAAGAACAGATGAGAGCAAGAATGTGTAACTTTTGCTTTTCTGGAATAATCTATATAATCCATTGTAATATAAAAAAAGCGTATGAAATTTCTCATTCTTCTCGTTTCTCTTCTTTCATTTCTCATTCTTCCGACAGGTACTTGGGCCCTGACAGAAAGTGAACTCAATCTCAGAAATACTGCCGATATCAGTACAACTGGAAATACCAATATGGTACTGGAAGACTTTATTGGCTCCAATTCTATTAGTGACTTTTTCTTCTCACCAGGAGGAACGGGCGGAGAAGCAATTACGAATTCATTCATCCAAGTTGCTTTCAATATCAAGAATTTCTTTGTTTTGGTGGCTGTTATTTTCTTGATTATCGGAGTGATTAAACTCCTTTTTCTCTCATGAGATGAGGAACGTATCAAGAAATGGCGATCAAATATTATCTGGGTTTCCGTAGGGCTTCTCATCATGCAAATAGCATTCTCTATATGGAATACGCTCCTGATTCGGGATTCTGGAGCAGTTATTGGCTCTATGCTAGGATGGCAAATGTGGGTGAATATCTTTTCTCCGATTGTGAGCTTTCTTCAGCTTCTTGCTGGTTTCGGATTTCTCATGATGATGGTGTATGCATTTTTCACTATTGTTGGTGGAGGTGGAGATGAAGAGAAACTGAAGAAAGGAAAAAATATTATTATTTATGCAATTATTGGATTTCTCTTGATCAAGCTTCCCCGTGCATTTATTTCTGCGATTTATGGAAGTCCCAGCTGTAAAGAATCGGAATTTCTCTGGACGAGCAATTGTGTTATCAAGGATCAGGACTTGAGTGAGAGTATTGGAATTATTGGAAGTATTTTTAATTATTTGAACACATTTCTTGCGGTTGTCTGTGTTATTCTGATCATCTATGCAGGTTGGCTCGTCTTCATCTCTGGTGGCGACGAAGAGAAATTGAAGAAAGCAAAACGTATTATTCTCTATATTATCATCGGACTCCTCATCTTGGTTGCTAGTCATGCCATATTCCGCTTCTTTATTCTGCGAGGATAGTATTTCTCTATCAATCTTCTCGAAAATCATGAGCAAAATCATGATTTTTTTGCGTTTTATATACCTTTCAGATATACTCTCACTATGACTTGGTCTGAAGGTATTTTCATCACAATCATAACAGTTTTTGTCGTGATTATCCTATTTCTCTCCACGAGAAGAAAAATCGCATTCAAACGCTCTTTGGAGATGACTTTTTTGCGTGTTGTTATCGCACGAAAGGACAGTGACCAAGACGAAAAAAAGGAAACCGTGAAGGACTTTCGCGAACAGATTTCTATCATGGAACAATTGCTTGCGAGTCTCAAGTCCCTCTACTCAAGCACAATTACAGGATGGCTTTTCGGACAAGAATATATTTCTCTCGAATATATCGCGCACAAACAAGAAATCTATTTCTATATCGTCGTTCCACGAAAAGCAAAACTCCTTGTCGAAAAGCAAATTCTCGGTTTTTATCCTGATGCTTTCATCGAAGAAACCGAAGAAATCAATATTTTCGAGGGACGAAAAGTGGTTCGCGGAGAAATCATGAAGCTCAAGAAGCCCCAACAATTCCCTATACGAACGTATCAGAAACTCGAGAGTGATTCTATGAATGCGATTCTCTCAGCGCTCGGGAAACTCGGAGAAAATGAATCATGAGCAGTTCAGATTCTGATGCGCCCAGTCGATGATGATTGGCAAGAAAAAATTAAGAAAATTATCCGAAAATCGGAAAAGAAAGACAAAAAACATCATTTTTCTTGGAATCCGCTCGAATGGCTCGGAAACCTCATAGAACTCTTCACCCACGATCCGAACGAGAAACACGAAAACCCAGAGAATTCGAATACCGATGAGGAACCGATGGACGAGGAAGGACTCATGAAAGAAAAAGTGAAGAAAACAGGATATGCGGTCGCTATTCGCATCGTAACAACTGGAAATGACGAAGGAAGTGTTTATGCGGAACTCCAGAATATTATTTCTGCATTTTCACAGTTCACTTCTCCAGCCTACAATAAGTTCAAAGCAGTAAAACGAAAATCACTCTCACTGCTCGTGAGGCATTATATTTTCCGACAGTTTGCTTGGTGGTCTCCAACTCCTGTGATGAATAGTGAAGAACTCGCGACACTTTTTCATTTTCCTTCGAGCAAATACAACAAGCAACCAGAGATTCGCTGGCAGCGATTCAAGCTCATCAAAGCACCAACCAATATCCCGAAAGAAGGACTCTATATCGGAGACAATGATTTCCGTGGCGAGAAAAAACCGATTTTTATCAAGAATGAAGACCGATTCCGACACTTCTACGTCATCGGTCAGACTGGTACTGGTAAATCATCGATTCTCTCGACGATGGCGCGACAGGATGTTCGTAGTGGCAAGTGACTCGCGATTCTCGATCCCCATGGAGACCTTGCCAAGGAACTTATCGGATATATTCCTCGTGAACGTGCTGATGATATTGTCTATTTTGATCCGGGAGACCTCGCACGTCCGATGGGACTCAATATGCTCGAAGCATCGAACGACGATGAGAAACAAATGGTCGTCGCCGATTCGACGAATATCATGATCAAGCTTTTCGGAAACGAGATTTTCGGACCACGTATTCAGGATTATTTCCGTAATGGATGTCTCACACTCATGGACTATCCCCAGGGTGGTGCTATCACGGATCTTATCCGTCTCTTCACGGATGAGAACTTCCAGCGCGAACGCCGTACGACTCTGAAAAATGCGGTTGTGAAGGCATGGTGGGATTATACCTATGCGAAAATGGGGGATCGCGAGAAGTGAGAAATCATTCCATATTTCGCGGCGAAATTCGGACAATTCATCACCAATACGATGATGCGCAATATTGTCGGACAAACAAAAAGTGCCTTCGATATCAGTGAAATCATGAACAATGAGAAACTCCTTCTCGTGTCATTGTCGAAGTGAGTCATCGGAGATCTCAATTCCAATCTGCTCGGTCTTATCCTCGTATCGAAGATTCAGATTGCTGCGATGCGTCGGCAGAATATGGCAAAAGAAGCACGCAAAGATTTCTTTCTCTATATCGATGAATTCCAGAACTATGTGACCGACTCTATCGAGTCCATCCTCTCAGAAGCTCGTAAATATCGCCTTGGCCTCGTGATCGCCCATCAATATCTCGGACAGCTCGAGAAATCTGATGCGCTGACAAAATCCAGTCTCAACCTCAAGTGAGCGATTTTCGGTAACGTCGGAACAGTGATGAGCTACAAGCTCGGTGCAGAAGATGCAGAGTTCATGGCAAAGCAATTTGCTCCAGCGTATTCGGATCAGGATTTCGTGAATATGGACAAGTTCAAGGCGGCAATGAAACTCTCAGTCGATAGTCAGCCGACTCCTGGTTTTTCGATTGCACCGCCGAATCCATTCGCAGAAATGCCGGATATGGTGACCGGAAACGCACTTCGTGAACTCTCTCGCCTCAAGTATGGGCGTGAACGTGAATTCGTCGAGAAAGAAATTATTTATCGTATTGGTGCTGTATAACTATGAAAAAATCTATTTTTCTCATCTGTGGAATCGCTGGAATACTTCCACTCTCAATATGAGCAGCAGGATGATGACCGAGTTGCGATAAACGAGAATATTCTTGTTATCAGGAATGGGTCAATACGTGCAATAACTCGAGTAAACCTTGGAAAGCGAATAAATGAGTCTGAAGTGTGGAAGTGAAAAACTATGCCGAACTCTCAGCAAATGCTCAGAACAAAAAAATCACAGAAATTATCAACAAAGAGAAGTATCCAACGGAACGGGCAAAACTCGAAGCTCAGCTTTCGCTGGATAGAATCGGGGCTTTCGCCGGATTCAAAGCGGTGGAAATCGCTCGGAATCAGTACCGAAGCAATATGAACAAGATTTTCTCTTGTGCCGTTATAGCTTCCAGAATAGAGAAAACCCAGAAGGTGCTCGAAGCGGTCAAAAAAGTATGAGAATCTGAGATTTCTCGAAAACTCGAAGCAGACATCAAGAAACTTGGAGCAATGAAACCGACATGATGTGCTGCAAATATGGGAACTGAGACACTCAATGACTATGGTCTCGCGCTCGCATCCAGTGCGACAACAGAATACTGTAGCTATCGAAATTATCTCGATTATCTCCAAGAAAACATCAATAGTAATTATACGGATGTACTTAATTTGGAACAAAAAATCGGAAATAATGGAGAATCCCAGTCAAACCCAAGCACGATCGAAAGCGCTGCTTCTGACATGAATCTGCGAGCTCGTCAAATCACCGACGATATTGCCCGTGCCAATTCAACGCTTCCGAAAGCACTCGTGGCATATAGAGAAATGGAGAGGACCTATCCGCTTCATATCATGTTCCTCATCATTTATGATGATTATCTTGATCTCCGACAGAATACCACCACCTACCTCAATGCAGTTTCTCAGCTTTTCGAGAAAGCCAATAATGCTCAGAGTGCAAATAACAACTAAAAAATCCTCTCATGCGAGAGGATAGAATATCATTGGAGGCGCTAATCAGATTCGAACTGATGACTGTAGAGCTTTGCAGGCCCTTGCAATTGACCACTCTGCCATAGCGCCAAGACCTGGGCATTATAGAGAAATAGAGAAAAAAGCAAGTTTACTTACAGACAAAAGTCTGGAGCAATGGGACATAGAGTGTTGGATCTTTGTCGAGAGAAAGAGAAAAGTGAAGCAGATATACAGTCGTCCCACACACTCGCGCTGTTTGGACGAACTTCATACGTGGAGAACTCTCATTGTACCGCGCTTCGAATATATAGACGCGTGAAGTTTCTTCGTCAGAAAAAGTAATATCCCGGTCTGTTGTTTTCGTGTATTCGAGATAATTTTTACTTGTTTGGATCTGATTGAGCTCGCTGTATTTCTTCGAAGTAACGATAGATTCCAATGTATTACTCATAATGACAAGATTGTTCGAGAAGCCATATTTCGTATCTGGAGAAACATAGGCAAGTTCGATGGTTCATTTTTTCGGAGTTGGAAGTGTTGTCTCCGCCGCACCAGACCAAGTCTTCGGTACAGAAATGCTAAATGTTTTCCCTTCATAGAGAGTCGTATTCTGAGTTGCCTCGGATTGTGTTCCTGGAAGTGTACAACTCGCCAAGAGAAATGATGTGAGAAGAAAAAGAAGAAAACGCATAAGAACTATAAGATATGAATCCCAATATGGGCTACAACTCCGAAAATACCAAAAAGTAAAGCAATAATTAAACCTATCAATTTTATCCAAGATTTTGTCGGAAAATAAATATTCTGGAAGTACTCGATCAGCGAAAACATAAACCAGGAAACGACAATCACAAGTACAGAATAGAGATGAAAAGAAACATTCGAAAGAAACTCAAGCGAAACAAAAAAACCAAATACGGAAAAGGAGAATCCGGCAATTGTAAAGAGAAGTGTCATATAATAAGCCAGTACAAAGAAAGCCAATGTACGCTTTGCAATAACAAGCTTGATCTCCAAATATTCTTGCGGATTTTTTGTGAGTCTTTCTCGGATATCCTTGATTTTAACCATTTTTCTTTATAATGCTGGCATATTATATTCAAAAATGTCACTCACACAAGCTCAAATCAACAGACTTCAGAAGCTCACCGCTATTGCACGAGAAGGAGAACTCGATATTTCTAGTGTTCTCGACTCTTTCGATACACTCAAGAATGGAAACCTCAACCTTCCGGAACATACCACTCGAAGTGGAAAATGAAGTCTTCTTCCTCGGGAAGATATAGTTCATGCATCGACTATCTCACGAGAATCACTTCTCAAGTGTAGTCCACAACGCATTGCAGGCAACCAGATTGCCCTTTCGAGCATTATGATTGGTGAATAAAAAACTTTTTGATTCTTTCTACTTTCTAGCAACGAGATCTTCTCGCTCTTTCTTATGAATTCTCGCATTCTCCTTATATTTGCCTACGCTTTCACTCTTTCACTGGTTGTACAATATTTTTTCTTTCCGAAAGATGCAACAAAAAATACTGTAGCAAACCAATGAGTGATACTCCAGGTAGATAAAGAATCTGTAACAATTCCAAATATTCCAAAAGTCGAACTCGTGAATCATTCCACTGGATCCATCACGATGAACACGTGTTCTGATATTTCTATCACGATTGATTCTAATCCTCTCAGTGATATTGCAACGGCAGCACCTGATTTTTGTCAGGCAGTCAATGTTGCTCCTGAACAGAAAAAAACACTCCCGTTCAATGAACTCTATAAGGTATTCGCGAAAGTTTCTGGAAAATATATCATCACTGCGAAGACTCCGTTCGGCGACCGAATGGTCTATGTGAATGTGAGTACTCCTGGGATGTTTCGTTCTGCCCTTTCGAGCACTTTCTACGAACCGATTTACAATCTTTTTGTAGCGCTTATCACATTTCTTCCTGGTCATTCTCTCGGATGAGCAATCATCATCATCACGCTCATCATCCGCCTGATTCTCCTCGTTCCACAGCACCACATGCTCATGAGTCAGAAAAAGCTGCAAGTAATTCAACCAAAAATCAAAGAACTCCAAAAAAAATACAAAGATGACCAAGCAAAACTGGGTGTCGAAATGCTCGAGCTCTACAAGAAGGAAGGAGTCAATCCTATGGGCTCATGTCTCCCTCTCCTTATCCAGATGCCGATCCTCATCGGACTCTATTGGGTTATTTCTGGAGCGAATGATCCGTCGAATTTTTATCACCTCTACAGTTTCTTTAGTGATTTCGATCCTACAAGTATCAACTCTGCATTTCTCGGACTCAACCTCCAACATGTCGGTGGAACTATTGGTCTCATATTTGCCATAACTCTCGGTCTTATCCAGTGGATCCAGGCAAAGCTTTCTTTCGCCTACAATCCTCCAGTGAAGAAAGAATCACAAGAAATCGTCGAAAAGAAAGAAGGAGAAGTTCCAGAAATGGCACTTGATCCAGCACTTATGCAAAAAATGATGCTCTATATGTTCCCTATTATGATTGGAGTGACTTCATACTTCTTCCCTCTTGGAGTTGGACTCTACTGGTTCATCTGAACAGTATTTGTTATCATCCAGCAATGGTATGTGAACGTGATTTCGAAAAAGAAGAAATCGCAATAATCTTCGAGAGAATGAGTTTTCCTTTTTGGGACAAGGATTCTTTTACTTTGTTTCGAGAAAGAATTACTGAAAAGAAAAATCTCAAACAGAAAATCTATTTTTGTTTGACAACAAGACTCATTTTTATATAATCCGCGCAACTCATGGCGTAAGCCAGGTTTTTATATTGCTTTTATCTATATACGATGCCGAACACAAAAACCGCAAAGAAAGCACTCAAGGTGAGTGAAAAAAAGCGTTCTCGTAACCGTCGCTACAACGAACTCACAAAAGAGACCGTTAAAGCGCTCGAAGCACTTCTCGCAAGTGAGAAAAAAGATGTAAAGAAGATTACAGAAGCGCTTTCTGCTGTCTATTCACGCATTGATACTCTGGAGAAAAAGAATATCATTCATGGAAACACTGCAGCTCGCCGTAAGTCTACATTTGCCAAGCTCGTAAAATCAGTAACGACTAAATAATCCATGAATCGTCCTTTTCCGCAGAAAAAAAACGAAAAACGCATTAATGATGCGATAATGGCACGTGAAATTATCGTGATAACAGAAACGGGTGAAAATCTCGGGAAAATGTCACGCGATGAAGCTTTGCAAAAAGCGGAAGAACTCGAACTTGACCTCGTAGAAGTATGAGTCCAGGATGGAACTGTTATGGCGAAAGTGATTGATTATGGAAAGTTTCTCTTCAAACAACAAAAACAACAATCACAGAACAAGAGCCAAGCAAAGAAGACGGAAGTAAAGACTATGAAACTCACCTACAAAATAGGTGATCATGATCTCGATATCCGAAGAAAGCAAGCAGAAAGTTGGGCAAAAGAAGGACATCCAATGAAAATCATTCTTCAACTCCGCGGACGCGAGAATCAATACGAAGACCTCGCTATGGCGAGAATCAACGAATTCATTGCTTCTCTCGAAGACGTCTACAAAAAAGATGTTGCAGCAAAAATCCTCAAACAAGGAAACAACTTCAACGTCATGCTCTATCCAAAGAAATAACTCTAAAATTTAATTTTCATAATCATGAAACTCAAAACTCTCTCAAGTGCAAAAAAGCGCGTAAAGATCACTGGAACTGGAAAATATATCGTTGGAAAGACTGCAAAGCGTCATCTTCTCAAGGATAAATCTCCTAAAGCAAAAGGACGTGACGCTTATGGACATGTACTTCATGAGACGAATGAACTCGCTGCTCGCATTTCTCTTCCATACGGGAAATAATCCAATAAGCTCTCACAATTTTATAATCTTATAACTCATATAGTATGACTCGCGTAAAACGTGGTGTGATGACACACAAAAGACACAAGAACTGGATCAGACTCGCAAAAGGATACCGCCGTATGAACGGAAACGTGTACTCTCGCGTACGCAATGCTGTTATGAAGGCTGGACAGAATTCATATATCGGACGCAAAGCGAAGAAGCGAAATTTCCGCCGTCTCTGGAATGTTCGTCTCAACAATGCTGTTCGTCCACTCGGTATGAACTACTCTACATTCATCCACGCGATGTATGTAAAGCGTGTTGGACTTAACCGAAAGGTTCTCTCCAATCTTGCTATCAGCAATCCTGAAGTATTCGCAAAAGTCGTTGAATTCGTGAAATAATTGGATACATTTTTCTCAACAGAGTAACTTTTACTCTGTTTTTTTGTGTGATGCAAACTAAAAAAAGACCTCAACGGTCTTTTTTTAGGAACAAATGAACTATTTCTGGAGAGTCTCAGTCTTCTTCTGACGAGCATAGAACTTGTCCATTGAGCTTGTCTTGAGAAGTGTCTTCTTTCCTGTATAGAATGGATGACATTTAGAACATGTTTCTACACGGATTTCGTCACCCTTGATGGTGCTTCCGCTTTCGAATGTATGTCCGCATGAACAGATAATTTTTACCTGTTTCCACTCTGGATGAATACCAGTTTTCATAAGAGAAATGGGTTAAGAGTAATTGCGAATCGCTCAATCTGATAATTCAGAAAGGTACGAATGCCTCTTTCTCGCTTTTTAGTGGCGAAGGAGAAAACCATGAGTTAATAACTCAAAACTATAAACTTCTGGAATTTATAATTTTTAATTATTAATTCTTTATTTTTGGTGCCCAGGAAGGGACTTGAACCCTTACACCTCGCGGCAACGGCTTCTAAGACCGTCATGTCTACCAATTCCATCACCTGGGCGAATCATATCTTTCGATGGGCAAATACAAATCCAAGATCCAAAATAGAAAATCCAATATACCTTGAATCTTGAATTCTGAATCTTGGAT
Coding sequences:
- a CDS encoding type IV secretion system DNA-binding domain-containing protein, giving the protein MVFSVNIDLMNAKSPYITYEVTVDRANEKGAFVAREMLSTLHHSISHRAPWWQFWKRGNHASFRFQILAHNGQIRFYFSTQKEYSAFLISQLYAHYPDIEVTECSIPVESTLSVQRRSLVLHHHDLDTIKLYVNLKDRTEKDSIDPLSSLTSALVKIPKNEIGGFIIDFAPVHDHLWRTESKKALLTSKYIPNFMKLPLLSMWGYIGWIFLPFKMLSLFFGFLLPRAEEHKEHEGTEKNHHDKEASSKTDAFGFRTAVHIFKNIADPINDDLILKELGSSMNIFADPKGNHFVTKKQGNTEYGKIRISLGHTTQILNTTELAGIVHLPTLYVKTPGVNWVTTRKFEPPHNLPKEEYPNTPIGVANFRGDNQEFGIKPVDRARHVYIIGKTGMGKSTLLENMIYTDILNGRGVAVIDPHGDLAETILANIPKSRTNDIVLFDPADQEYPIAFNMLENSRPELRPIVAGGLVSIFKKMFAESWGPRLEYILRNTILTLLLVPDTTMISIPMMLTHEAYRKKIVSKIDDPILVQFWTQEFEKMSPAMQSEAINPILNKVGQFLSSPILRNILGQPKNPFSLRWIMDNGKIFIVNLSKGRIGEDASALLGAMMVTKFQIEAMTRADTPEAERRDFGLYVDEFQNFATDSFATILSEARKYKLSLTMANQYVDQMAETVQGAVFGNVGTLISFQVGYHDATTFAEVFGGEDVILPQDLTNLAKYDIYTKLLIDGMPSPVFSATTHAPLRERFDVPPQQSRDVLLKVSREKYTKKKDFVEKKIFDYARKISEEEKVYKKEQEAYKEKMREEKAKKRTDESKNV
- a CDS encoding type IV secretory system conjugative DNA transfer family protein; the encoded protein is MTWSEGIFITIITVFVVIILFLSTRRKIAFKRSLEMTFLRVVIARKDSDQDEKKETVKDFREQISIMEQLLASLKSLYSSTITGWLFGQEYISLEYIAHKQEIYFYIVVPRKAKLLVEKQILGFYPDAFIEETEEINIFEGRKVVRGEIMKLKKPQQFPIRTYQKLESDSMNAILSALGKLGENESGAVQILMRPVDDDWQEKIKKIIRKSEKKDKKHHFSWNPLEWLGNLIELFTHDPNEKHENPENSNTDEEPMDEEGLMKEKVKKTGYAVAIRIVTTGNDEGSVYAELQNIISAFSQFTSPAYNKFKAVKRKSLSLLVRHYIFRQFAWWSPTPVMNSEELATLFHFPSSKYNKQPEIRWQRFKLIKAPTNIPKEGLYIGDNDFRGEKKPIFIKNEDRFRHFYVIGQTGTGKSSILSTMARQDVRSGKGLAILDPHGDLAKELIGYIPRERADDIVYFDPGDLARPMGLNMLEASNDDEKQMVVADSTNIMIKLFGNEIFGPRIQDYFRNGCLTLMDYPQGGAITDLIRLFTDENFQRERRTTLKNAVVKAWWDYTYAKMGDREKGEIIPYFAAKFGQFITNTMMRNIVGQTKSAFDISEIMNNEKLLLVSLSKGVIGDLNSNLLGLILVSKIQIAAMRRQNMAKEARKDFFLYIDEFQNYVTDSIESILSEARKYRLGLVIAHQYLGQLEKSDALTKSSLNLKGAIFGNVGTVMSYKLGAEDAEFMAKQFAPAYSDQDFVNMDKFKAAMKLSVDSQPTPGFSIAPPNPFAEMPDMVTGNALRELSRLKYGREREFVEKEIIYRIGAV
- a CDS encoding YidC/Oxa1 family membrane protein insertase is translated as MNSRILLIFAYAFTLSLVVQYFFFPKDATKNTVANQGVILQVDKESVTIPNIPKVELVNHSTGSITMNTCSDISITIDSNPLSDIATAAPDFCQAVNVAPEQKKTLPFNELYKVFAKVSGKYIITAKTPFGDRMVYVNVSTPGMFRSALSSTFYEPIYNLFVALITFLPGHSLGGAIIIITLIIRLILLVPQHHMLMSQKKLQVIQPKIKELQKKYKDDQAKLGVEMLELYKKEGVNPMGSCLPLLIQMPILIGLYWVISGANDPSNFYHLYSFFSDFDPTSINSAFLGLNLQHVGGTIGLIFAITLGLIQWIQAKLSFAYNPPVKKESQEIVEKKEGEVPEMALDPALMQKMMLYMFPIMIGVTSYFFPLGVGLYWFIGTVFVIIQQWYVNVISKKKKSQ
- the rpsT gene encoding 30S ribosomal protein S20; this translates as MPNTKTAKKALKVSEKKRSRNRRYNELTKETVKALEALLASEKKDVKKITEALSAVYSRIDTLEKKNIIHGNTAARRKSTFAKLVKSVTTK
- the infC gene encoding translation initiation factor IF-3 encodes the protein MNRPFPQKKNEKRINDAIMAREIIVITETGENLGKMSRDEALQKAEELELDLVEVGVQDGTVMAKVIDYGKFLFKQQKQQSQNKSQAKKTEVKTMKLTYKIGDHDLDIRRKQAESWAKEGHPMKIILQLRGRENQYEDLAMARINEFIASLEDVYKKDVAAKILKQGNNFNVMLYPKK
- a CDS encoding 50S ribosomal protein L35, translated to MKLKTLSSAKKRVKITGTGKYIVGKTAKRHLLKDKSPKAKGRDAYGHVLHETNELAARISLPYGK
- the rplT gene encoding 50S ribosomal protein L20, encoding MTRVKRGVMTHKRHKNWIRLAKGYRRMNGNVYSRVRNAVMKAGQNSYIGRKAKKRNFRRLWNVRLNNAVRPLGMNYSTFIHAMYVKRVGLNRKVLSNLAISNPEVFAKVVEFVK
- the rpmE gene encoding 50S ribosomal protein L31, translating into MKTGIHPEWKQVKIICSCGHTFESGSTIKGDEIRVETCSKCHPFYTGKKTLLKTSSMDKFYARQKKTETLQK